The following nucleotide sequence is from Pandoraea thiooxydans.
ATCGGACCGGCAGGCTGTAGTCTTGCGAGGCCGCGTAATCGACCACCATCATGATGTGCAGGCCGGTGTCGATTTCCGGGTGGTAATCGGCGCGCTGCGGCACGCCCCACAGGCGATTGACCTCGGGCAGCACGGGCGCGAGCGCACCGCACTCGCGCAGCACCGCGAACATGCGCGACGGCCGATGCTCCATCAGGCCGCGTGCGAGCTCCTGCCAGACGCGCTCAGGCACCAGCGCGTCGACCTCGCCGTTGCCGACCATCTCGCGCATCAGTCCGAGCGTGGTCGGCGCCACCGAGAAGGTATGAAAACGCGCGGCAAAACGGGCACACCGCAGAATCCGCACCGGATCCTCGGCGAATGCCGCACCAACGTGACGGAATACACCCATGTGCAAGTCGTTGCGCCCACCATAAGGATCTATCACCTGGGCGTCGATGGTGCCATCGGGCAACACCTCGCGCGCCATTGCATTGATGGTGAAGTCCCGCCGTGCGAGGTCTTCTTCCAGCGTGACGTCGGGCGCGTAATGGAAGTCGAAGCCGTGATAGCCGCGCGCGGTCTTGCGCTCGGTGCGGGCCAGCGCGTATTCGGCGTGCGTGAGCGGATGCAGGAAGACCGGAAAATCGCGGCCCACCGGACGGAACCCGCGCGCCACCATTTCTTCGGGTGTGGCGCCCACCACCACGAAATCGCGATCCTTGACCGTCAGGCCAAGCAGCTCATCGCGCACCGCGCCGCCCACTTCGTAGATTTTCATGAATGGCTGTCGTACTTGGAAATCGCCTCGGTTTCCTGGCGGGCCGCCCTCACCCAGTCCTGCACGGCAGGCAACTGGTCGAGGTGTTCGCCATAGGCTTGCGCGGCGGCGGACAGCGGCGGACGGTAGGTGTTGAAGCGCATGACCACCGGTGCATACATCGCATCGGCAATCGTGAACTCGCCGAACAGGAACGGGCCGCGATAGCGCGTCAGGCAGTCTTCCCAAAGCGCGACGATGCGCTCGATGTCGGCCGCCACGCCGGGCGTCAGGCCCTTGCCGGCGAAATCGGCGCGGATGTTCATCCACATATGAGTGCGCAACTCGCCAAACCCGGAGTGCATCTCGGCACTCACGCTGCGGGCATGGGCGCGTGCGACGGTATCGCGCGGCCACAACGGCAATGCCGGATATTTCTCGGCGAGGTATTCGCAGATCGCCAGAGAGTCCCATACCGTCACGTCGCCGTCGATCAGGCCAGGCACACGGCCCGAGGGCGAGTAGCGCACGATGTTGTCGTGCGAATCGGGCCGGTCGAGCAAAACCCTGACCTCCTCGAATGGAATGCCGAAATGCTTAAGCACCAGCCACGGCCGCATCGACCAGGACGAATAGTTTTTGTTGGCAATCACCAGTTTCACGCGAACTCCATTGAGCAAAGTTGAGAATCGAGGCCGGCCTGCGCCGGGGGAGGCCGCCCCCGGTCAATGCCGCGCGGCTGGGTTCATGCACGAGCGGCGCGGCATTGGCGCCGCGCACGTTCGTCAGGTCGTCAACGACCGGCGTGAGTACGATAGACGGATAGACGCTCCTGAAAAAGCTGGCCGCGCAGATAGTCAATGGCGCTATCGAGATGGCGCGGCATCAGCCCCAACTCCGCAGCGATGGGGCCGCCGAGCACGTTGTCCACGCGCATCGAGTCGAGGTTGTCGCGGGTGAGGAGCGGTCCGCCCGGCGCGTGTTCGAGCACGGCCGCCTGCAAGCGGCCCAGGCCGTCCGGCAGCGCAATGATCGGGCGCGGATGGCCGCTGGCAAGACCCGCGATCCGCACCAGTTCGGCCAGCGTATAGACTTGCGGGCCGCCCAGCTCGTAGGTATGGCCCACCGTCTCGGCCAGCGGCAGCGCGTTGACGAAGGCCTGCGCCACATCGGCGACGTGAATCGGCTGGAAGCGCGCGCCGGCGCATGCCAGGGGCACACACGGCAGATGCCGCTGCATGCGCGCGAACATGGTGAGGAAACTGTCGCCGGGGCCGAATACCACAGACGGGCGAAACACGGTGACCGCCAGTCCGGGACGCGAGCGCACCGCCGCTTCGCCGTCCCCCTTGGAGCGCAGGTACATGCTGGGGCCATTGGGGTCGGCGCCCAGCGCGCTCATGTGCAGCAGGCGCCGGATACCGGCCGCTTCGCAGGCCGCTGCGATGGCGCCCGGCAAGGCCACGTGCGCGGCGGCGAATTCCGGGCCGTAGGGCGTGCCGCGCCGGCCGTGCAGGATGCCGACCAGATTGATCGCCGCATCGCAGCCGCGCAGTGCGCGCGCCAGGCCGTCGGGCTGATTCACATTACATTCGATCAGCTCGACGCCCGGCAACATGGCGAGCGCCTTGGCCGCCTCGGCGCGCCGCGTCGGCACCCTGACGCGGTAACCCTGCTCGATAAGCTTATTGACGAGGCTGGCCCCGATGAACCCGGACCCGCCGATGACGCAAATTCCCGTATATCGCATCATTCGCTCCGTGCAATGTAAGACTCCGGTCACGCCCCGGCGACAAGCGCGCACGCAGAAACGCTATCGAAATGCAGCGAAGCGGTTCTTACTGCGGGAAGACGGTCCCCAGCCGCGCCTTGAGCGACTGCGGCTTGCCGCTGATCAGGGCAGCATAGTAAGTCGTGTTCGACAAAACGTTCTCCACATAGATGCGCGTCTCGTTGAACGGAATCGTCTCGGCGAAGATGGCCCCCTCGACCGGCCGTGTCAGCGTGGCTCGCCAATTGAGCGGCCGCCTGGGGCCGGCGTTGTAGCCAGCCGATGCCAGCACCGCCGAGCCGTCGAATTGATTGTAGATCATCGACAGGTAATTTGTACCCAGCAGCAGATTCGTATTGATGTCGTGAATCGCCGAGGGGTTGTAGTCGATGCCGATTTTGCGGGCAACCAGTCGGGCGGTGCCCGGCATCAGTTGCATCAACCCCGAGGCGCCGACGGTTGAACTGGCATTGATGATGAAGCGCGACTCCTGGCGGATCAGCCCATAAGCCCAGGCCGGGTCGAGGTCGACCGCCGCGGCATTGCGCTCCATCGCACTGCGAAACGGCATCAGGTAGCGCAGCGTGAAATCCTGCTCGGTGCGGGTGCGGTCGGCGGTGTTGACCGCGCGATCGTACAGCTCGATGCTCTTGGCGTATTCGGCCGCCGCGAGCAGTTGGCTGTCATCCATGCGGCGCAGTTCCCAATTCCACTCGCGGTTGCCTTCCAGGCGCAAATTCAGCGCATAGAGCTTTTCCGCGCGCAGAAAACCGGGCACGTTGCGCATCGCATCGACTTCGGCCGGCGTGACGGTGGTGCGCGGCGGAATCGTGATCTTGCCGCCCAGCGCCTCGAGCGCCAATTGCCCGTAGAAGTTGTACTGATTGCTGATGCGCTCGAATTGCTTGCGCGCCGCCTCGGGTTGGCCCGTCGCGCTCAGGGCGCGGCCGTACCAATAAATCCAGACCGAATCGCCGCGCAGCTCCGGGGCCAACTGCTCGATGGCGCTGCGCACCGCCGTCCAGTCGCCCGCGCGCAGGGCCGCGCGCACCTTCCATTGCTGGGCCGGGAACGACAGGCGCACGTCGCCGCTGCGGCGATACCAGTCCAGCGCCTGCGGATCCAATTCCAGCGCCGCCTGATAGCCGATCTCGCCCCAGCCCGCCTGCCGCTCCTGCGGCGACAGATAGGCGGAAATCTCGCCAAGCGAGGCCGAAGCCAGCGCAGGGCTGTTGCGCGCCATGCGGGTAATGGCCAGCAGCGCCAGTTGCCGCGATGCGTCGGTATCCTGGATGCCGCGCGCGAGCAACTGGGTGGGCCGATTCGCCGCCATATCGAGCAGCGCGTCGTCGGGCCGCTGGTCGCCCAGCGCGTCGGCGATCTGCTTGCCCAGCGTCACGTAATTGCTCTCGTAGGCCTGGCGAATCTGGAACCAGACGTCGTCAGGCGTGAGCTGCTTCATCTGCGCGAGCATGTTGATCATGTCGACGCAGCCTTCGCCGAAGTAGCGCGGATGCACCAGCAGGTCGCGCGCCAGGACACCCACCTGCTCGCCACGGCTGGCGCGCGACATCAGCGCATAGCACTTGACCTGGGTATCGTCGTTGAGCACGAACTTGGCATACTGGGCGTCGAAGGTTTTCCAGTCGT
It contains:
- a CDS encoding complex I NDUFA9 subunit family protein, with translation MRYTGICVIGGSGFIGASLVNKLIEQGYRVRVPTRRAEAAKALAMLPGVELIECNVNQPDGLARALRGCDAAINLVGILHGRRGTPYGPEFAAAHVALPGAIAAACEAAGIRRLLHMSALGADPNGPSMYLRSKGDGEAAVRSRPGLAVTVFRPSVVFGPGDSFLTMFARMQRHLPCVPLACAGARFQPIHVADVAQAFVNALPLAETVGHTYELGGPQVYTLAELVRIAGLASGHPRPIIALPDGLGRLQAAVLEHAPGGPLLTRDNLDSMRVDNVLGGPIAAELGLMPRHLDSAIDYLRGQLFQERLSVYRTHAGR
- a CDS encoding multifunctional CCA addition/repair protein — its product is MKIYEVGGAVRDELLGLTVKDRDFVVVGATPEEMVARGFRPVGRDFPVFLHPLTHAEYALARTERKTARGYHGFDFHYAPDVTLEEDLARRDFTINAMAREVLPDGTIDAQVIDPYGGRNDLHMGVFRHVGAAFAEDPVRILRCARFAARFHTFSVAPTTLGLMREMVGNGEVDALVPERVWQELARGLMEHRPSRMFAVLRECGALAPVLPEVNRLWGVPQRADYHPEIDTGLHIMMVVDYAASQDYSLPVRFAALTHDLGKGTTPADILPRHLGHEGRSVELLGPLCNRLRVPNDSRDLALVVAREHGNIHRCGEFGAAPLVRLLERCDALRKPARFREILQACESDARGRLGMVDSPYPQAERLLAALAAAQSVDAGAVAQACSQPGAIREAVQAARIEAVDAALGAGGPSAAP
- a CDS encoding lytic transglycosylase domain-containing protein — encoded protein: MSKRLTRVYRVVAAFLTAASLVACTTTGAASHFRHARLERHTAIPQTPDEIFVALRNAALDNDAARAAELASQLPNYPIPSYVEYFQIRPQMFDSQGKALVDAPDDVIRAFLSKYRGRAIADRLRNDWLLVLGKRHDWKTFDAQYAKFVLNDDTQVKCYALMSRASRGEQVGVLARDLLVHPRYFGEGCVDMINMLAQMKQLTPDDVWFQIRQAYESNYVTLGKQIADALGDQRPDDALLDMAANRPTQLLARGIQDTDASRQLALLAITRMARNSPALASASLGEISAYLSPQERQAGWGEIGYQAALELDPQALDWYRRSGDVRLSFPAQQWKVRAALRAGDWTAVRSAIEQLAPELRGDSVWIYWYGRALSATGQPEAARKQFERISNQYNFYGQLALEALGGKITIPPRTTVTPAEVDAMRNVPGFLRAEKLYALNLRLEGNREWNWELRRMDDSQLLAAAEYAKSIELYDRAVNTADRTRTEQDFTLRYLMPFRSAMERNAAAVDLDPAWAYGLIRQESRFIINASSTVGASGLMQLMPGTARLVARKIGIDYNPSAIHDINTNLLLGTNYLSMIYNQFDGSAVLASAGYNAGPRRPLNWRATLTRPVEGAIFAETIPFNETRIYVENVLSNTTYYAALISGKPQSLKARLGTVFPQ
- a CDS encoding glutathione S-transferase family protein — its product is MKLVIANKNYSSWSMRPWLVLKHFGIPFEEVRVLLDRPDSHDNIVRYSPSGRVPGLIDGDVTVWDSLAICEYLAEKYPALPLWPRDTVARAHARSVSAEMHSGFGELRTHMWMNIRADFAGKGLTPGVAADIERIVALWEDCLTRYRGPFLFGEFTIADAMYAPVVMRFNTYRPPLSAAAQAYGEHLDQLPAVQDWVRAARQETEAISKYDSHS